In a genomic window of Branchiostoma lanceolatum isolate klBraLanc5 chromosome 12, klBraLanc5.hap2, whole genome shotgun sequence:
- the LOC136446470 gene encoding zinc finger protein GLI2-like isoform X2, with the protein MSPVMPFHQPIPVDARTNEGRYTFDPHNVYHVPIHSPPFGGSPVLSDVSMLRLTPHRPHSDPTSPLHGPHPAFRLNPFFSPYHGTPPLSALSQARGLSPHDGMTAAEYYHMAAMSQQRMYTDMPPLSGGSGSIAIDLPTDGSRFSTPRTAARHGRKRALSISPLSGECLDLNSMIRTSPNSLVAFINGGSRSGSSASTGSYGHLSASAMRTESGAESKPGTQSSATMPFSAPMPMFPYPTSPAMQQFHNRLMRQKSPFHFGMPHASPFAAPLPAGMAMLAAQGAMPPSSSAATHTETKAGEPSSSIVSSTMEPSESKRSKVKYEGSQGSPDNVPSTTFPAESRSETSMAEGTNEDAEPPVYETNCHWDGCSKEFDTQEQLVHHINNDHIHGEKKEFVCRWSECTREQKPFKAQYMLVVHMRRHTGEKPHKCTFEGCNKAYSRLENLKTHLRSHTGEKPYVCEHEGCNKAFSNASDRAKHQNRTHSNAKPYVCKIPGCTKRYTDPSSLRKHVKTVHGPEAHQTKKHKTLGPTPRPRDPPSDKRDQDSVSSPPDSNGVHSSTTNPAASQGSPGQKPTEGHKPTGQTCDAQQSVYGSSPHHDSGVEMNANSGSLPDLSTIDDQVISDSSISSTVPTSRASERDGVMVAARPGLVPRAPRIGNKPSNQRRRMRLSGTPGPTSPPRSDSVQLPPIEKTGSRGPSAQGSHSSVEATNRRTNELRASGLSQTSRTSSLGSLGSRKDSASTISSYYSSRRSSEASPFPESIFSSRRSSQASPFPGINRRTSNGSLYSPNDSYDPISLGSSRKSSDASSLSMNVNELGINIEQQQMLRARFIQATGRPPTAICGTDSRPESRRGDRKEKENVEEPNPRRQSDLGHYSRLKGTPLPKEVKDGPHRRSSAPQKNDVVTNLPDVPRDHSFNKHTPLPPVTPQPPPQIKKAFSPSKVKQAFSPKSASSMQGVAEEFPMELIENEPDVIIPDEMVQFLNSQTGDDPREMIPNFEQVRTTPTFREDIPMPVNPVQADGYGNMGSPQQAFSPRQQPMAPVQQQQAFNQSQQVLSPSRQSYKMSQPMGSQPLSPMEVSMGVLDHSPNPPSYNASQMSPAQQFSPASFDPNLNSPSCRVQQNYSQMGMQSPVPNYASPPRQAQNMAPKLPGIQPQMMSPQRQQTQQQMQQMQNMQSQQQMQQQMQQMQKMQQMQKMQQMQKMQQMQKMQQMQKLQQMQKMQQAQKMQQMQQQQQQQAQMQNMQVQRQMQNMQKQTQLQQQMQNMQQQQRLQQQQNLQQNYNMQQMQNLQSQMQLSPNVQQQMQNLQLSPSGQPYLPEGPQQMQYQANVQFFNMQNQQGRPMENPTQVNVVHSTIEPHHSPQRPDGAPDINLENPMQGPSQNPMGFPAGNAGYAQDQSANFVGVGANMTPMVPPETPGSASNMVINDMSSLMASLAEENRYLNMMG; encoded by the exons TCGATCCCCACAATGTCTACCACGTTCCTATACACAG CCCGCCCTTTGGTGGTAGCCCGGTGCTGTCCGATGTCTCCATGTTGCGGCTCACCCCCCACAGACCCCACAGCGACCCCACCTCCCCCCTACACGGCCCCCACCCTGCCTTCAGGCTAAACCCCTTCTTCAGCCCCTACCATGGCACCCCCCCATTGTCAGCCCTGTCACAGGCCAGGGGACTGAGTCCTCACGATG GCATGACAGCGGCAGAATACTACCACATGGCGGCCATGAGCCAACAGAGGATGTACACTGACATGCCTCCTCTCAGCGGGGGCAGTGGCAGTATAGCCATCGACCTCCCTACCGATG GTTCAAGGTTCTCAACACCAAGAACGGCAGCGCGACATGGTCGCAAGCGCGCCCTGTCCATCTCCCCGCTGTCTGGCGAGTGTCTGGACCTCAACTCGATGATCAGAACGTCGCCAAACTCTCTTGTTGCATTCATAAATGGCGGCTCACGCAGTGGATCGTCAGCGAGCACGGGGTCCTACGGTCACTTGTCAGCGAGTGCTATGAG AACTGAAAGTGGTGCTGAGAGTAAACCAGGAACCCAGTCCTCGGCGACCATGCCGTTCAGCGCGCCAATGCCGATGTTCCCGTACCCCACCTCGCCCGCCATGCAGCAGTTCCACAACAGGCTGATGCGCCAGAAGAGCCCGTTCCACTTCGGGATGCCGCACGCCTCGCCGTTCGCGGCCCCCCTCCCCGCGGGGATGGCAATGTTAGCGGCGCAGGGTGCCATGCCTCCGTCATCATCTGCAGCTACACACACGGAAACAAAG GCTGGGGAGCCAAGTTCGAGTATCGTCAGCAGTACCATGGAACCATCGGAGAGCAAGCGCTCCAAGGTCAAGTATGAGGGCTCACAGGGTTCTCCGGACAACGTGCCTTCGACCACATTCCCCGCCGAATCCCGGTCGGAAACGAGCATGGCGGAGGGGACCAACGAGGACGCGGAACCTCCCGTGTACGAAACCAACTGCCACTGGGACGGCTGCAGCAAGGAGTTTGACACCCAGGAGCAGCTAGTTCAT CATATCAACAATGATCACATCCACGGTGAGAAGAAGGAGTTCGTGTGCCGGTGGTCCGAGTGTACGCGAGAACAGAAGCCCTTCAAGGCCCAGTACATGCTGGTGGTGCACATGAGAAGACACACCGGCGAAAAACCTCACAAATGCACG TTTGAGGGCTGTAACAAGGCGTATTCCCGGTTAGAGAACCTGAAGACCCACCTCCGGTcccatacaggagagaagccaTACGTCTGTGAACACGAAGGATGTAACAAGGCCTTCTCCAATGCCTCTGACAGAGCGAAGCACCAGAACAGAACGCACTCCAATGCA AAACCGTATGTGTGTAAAATCCCTGGCTGTACCAAGAGATACACCGACCCCAGCTCCCTACGAAAACACGTCAAGACAGTCCACGGTCCCGAGGCGCATCAGACGAAGAAGCACAAGACGCTCGGACCCACCCCACGCCCGCGGGACCCTCCTTCGGACAAACGAGACCAGGACTCGGTCAGCTCGCCGCCGGATAGTAATGGCGTCCACAGCAGTACAACGAATCCCGCAGCTTCTCAAGGATCCCCCGGACAGAAACCCACCGAAGGCCACAAGCCG ACTGGCCAGACCTGCGACGCCCAGCAGTCCGTTTACGGGTCGTCGCCACACCACGACAGCGGGGTGGAGATGAACGCCAACAGCGGGAGCCTCCCCGACCTCTCCACCATCGACGACCAGGTCATCAGCGACAGCAGCATCAGCAGCACCGTGCCCACGTCCCGCGCCTCCGAACGGGACGGGGTCATGGTAGCGGCGCGACCTGGGCTGGTACCGCGGGCACCACGGATCGGAAACAAACCTTCCAACCAAAGAAGACGGATGCGACTGAGTGGCACCCCTGGTCCGACATCCCCACCCAGATCGGACTCTGTACAACTACCTCCTATCGAAAAGACAG GTTCGAGAGGACCGAGCGCTCAAGGCTCGCATTCTTCAGTTGAGGCCACCAACAGGAGAACAAACGAGCTGCGTGCGTCGGGTCTCAGCCAGACGTCACGGACCAGTAGTCTGGGCAGCCTGGGGTCGCGCAAGGACAGCGCCAGCACTATCAGCTCCTACTACAGCAGCCGGCGGTCGTCCGAGGCTTCGCCCTTCCCGGAAAGTATATTCTCGAGTCGACGGTCGAGCCAAGCTAGCCCCTTCCCAGGCATTAATAGAAGAACTTCTAACGGGTCATTGTATTCGCCAAATGATTCTTATGACCCCATATCGCTGGGGTCGTCTAGGAAGTCAAGCGATGCGAGTAGTTTGAGTATGAACGTGAACGAACTTGGGATCAACATCGAACAACAACAGATGTTGCGGGCACGGTTCATTCAGGCAACAGGGCGGCCGCCTACAGCTATCTGCGGCACAGATTCGCGACCCGAGAGCCGACGTGGAGATCGAAAGGAGAAAGAGAACGTTGAAGAGCCCAACCCAAGACGGCAGAGCGACCTTGGACACTACAGCAGGTTAAAGGGGACGCCACTTCCAAAGGAGGTCAAAGACGGGCCACACCGTAGGTCAAGTGCTCCACAGAAAAATGACGTGGTCACAAATCTTCCAGACGTACCGCGCGACCACAGCTTTAACAAACACACTCCCCTCCCTCCAGTCACCCCTCAACCCCCGCCACAAATCAAGAAAGCCTTCAGTCCTTCTAAAGTCAAACAAGCCTTCAGCCCGAAGTCAGCCAGCTCCATGCAGGGAGTTGCGGAGGAGTTTCCCATGGAGTTGATCGAGAACGAACCGGACGTGATAATCCCGGACGAGATGGTTCAGTTCCTGAACTCGCAGACGGGCGACGACCCGAGGGAAATGATCCCCAACTTCGAACAAGTACGAACGACGCCCACTTTCCGTGAAGACATTCCCATGCCGGTGAACCCTGTCCAGGCAGATGGCTACGGAAACATGGGGTCTCCACAGCAAGCTTTCAGTCCCAGACAACAACCAATGGCGCCTGTCCAGCAACAACAGGCCttcaaccaatcacagcagGTCTTGTCGCCCAGTCGTCAAAGTTATAAAATGTCTCAACCAATGGGGTCGCAGCCCTTGAGTCCCATGGAAGTCAGCATGGGTGTGTTAGATCACAGTCCGAACCCTCCCTCGTACAACGCCTCACAGATGAGTCCAGCTCAACAATTCAGTCCAGCTAGTTTTGATCCCAACTTAAACTCGCCCTCTTGCAGAGTGCAGCAGAACTACAGCCAGATGGGAATGCAGTCTCCTGTGCCAAATTATGCAAGTCCACCAAGACAGGCTCAGAACATGGCACCGAAGCTCCCAGGTATCCAACCACAGATGATGAGTCCTCAACGTCAGCAGACTCAGCAACAGATGCAACAGATGCAAAACATGCAGAGCCAACAACAGATGCAACAGCAGATGCAGCAAATGCAAAAGATGCAGCAAATGCAAAAGAtgcaacaaatgcagaaaatgcagCAGATGCAAAAGATGCAGCAAATGCAGAAGCTACAACAGATGCAGAAAATGCAGCAGGCACAGAAAATGCAGCAGatgcaacaacaacagcagcagcaagcGCAGATGCAAAACATGCAAGTGCAGCGGCAGATGCAAAACATGCAGAAACAGACGCAGCTCCAGCAGCAGATGCAGAACATGCAGCAGCAGCAacgcctgcagcagcagcaaaaCTTGCAGCAGAACTACAACATGCAGCAGATGCAGAACCTGCAGTCGCAGATGCAGCTGTCGCCGAACGTGCAGCAGCAGATGCAGAACCTTCAGCTGTCGCCGTCGGGGCAACCGTACCTGCCGGAAGGACCGCAGCAGATGCAGTACCAGGCCAACGTCCAGTTCTTCAACATGCAGAACCAGCAGGGGCGACCGATGGAAAACCCAACGCAGGTCAACGTCGTACATTCCACTATCGAGCCACACCACTCGCCCCAGCGGCCTGACGGCGCACCAGACATCAACCTGGAGAACCCCATGCAGGGGCCGTCCCAGAACCCGATGGGTTTCCCCGCAGGAAACGCTGGCTACGCGCAGGACCAAAGTGCGAACTTTGTCGGGGTTGGGGCAAACATGACGCCAATGGTACCGCCGGAGACGCCTGGCTCCGCTTCGAACATGGTCATCAACGACATGAGCTCACTCATGGCCTCCCTAGCAGAGGAAAACAGATACCTGAACATGATGGGCTGA
- the LOC136446470 gene encoding zinc finger protein GLI3-like isoform X1, whose product MASTSPGVTKEPERRPAESSESKSDKSLRHGEAKSVETSIKKEAASSSEYAHPRLEPSRPGFPHPPLISEHRSTYPYPSFGLDPRNGYVDPHFMSPVMPFHQPIPVDARTNEGRYTFDPHNVYHVPIHSPPFGGSPVLSDVSMLRLTPHRPHSDPTSPLHGPHPAFRLNPFFSPYHGTPPLSALSQARGLSPHDGMTAAEYYHMAAMSQQRMYTDMPPLSGGSGSIAIDLPTDGSRFSTPRTAARHGRKRALSISPLSGECLDLNSMIRTSPNSLVAFINGGSRSGSSASTGSYGHLSASAMRTESGAESKPGTQSSATMPFSAPMPMFPYPTSPAMQQFHNRLMRQKSPFHFGMPHASPFAAPLPAGMAMLAAQGAMPPSSSAATHTETKAGEPSSSIVSSTMEPSESKRSKVKYEGSQGSPDNVPSTTFPAESRSETSMAEGTNEDAEPPVYETNCHWDGCSKEFDTQEQLVHHINNDHIHGEKKEFVCRWSECTREQKPFKAQYMLVVHMRRHTGEKPHKCTFEGCNKAYSRLENLKTHLRSHTGEKPYVCEHEGCNKAFSNASDRAKHQNRTHSNAKPYVCKIPGCTKRYTDPSSLRKHVKTVHGPEAHQTKKHKTLGPTPRPRDPPSDKRDQDSVSSPPDSNGVHSSTTNPAASQGSPGQKPTEGHKPTGQTCDAQQSVYGSSPHHDSGVEMNANSGSLPDLSTIDDQVISDSSISSTVPTSRASERDGVMVAARPGLVPRAPRIGNKPSNQRRRMRLSGTPGPTSPPRSDSVQLPPIEKTGSRGPSAQGSHSSVEATNRRTNELRASGLSQTSRTSSLGSLGSRKDSASTISSYYSSRRSSEASPFPESIFSSRRSSQASPFPGINRRTSNGSLYSPNDSYDPISLGSSRKSSDASSLSMNVNELGINIEQQQMLRARFIQATGRPPTAICGTDSRPESRRGDRKEKENVEEPNPRRQSDLGHYSRLKGTPLPKEVKDGPHRRSSAPQKNDVVTNLPDVPRDHSFNKHTPLPPVTPQPPPQIKKAFSPSKVKQAFSPKSASSMQGVAEEFPMELIENEPDVIIPDEMVQFLNSQTGDDPREMIPNFEQVRTTPTFREDIPMPVNPVQADGYGNMGSPQQAFSPRQQPMAPVQQQQAFNQSQQVLSPSRQSYKMSQPMGSQPLSPMEVSMGVLDHSPNPPSYNASQMSPAQQFSPASFDPNLNSPSCRVQQNYSQMGMQSPVPNYASPPRQAQNMAPKLPGIQPQMMSPQRQQTQQQMQQMQNMQSQQQMQQQMQQMQKMQQMQKMQQMQKMQQMQKMQQMQKLQQMQKMQQAQKMQQMQQQQQQQAQMQNMQVQRQMQNMQKQTQLQQQMQNMQQQQRLQQQQNLQQNYNMQQMQNLQSQMQLSPNVQQQMQNLQLSPSGQPYLPEGPQQMQYQANVQFFNMQNQQGRPMENPTQVNVVHSTIEPHHSPQRPDGAPDINLENPMQGPSQNPMGFPAGNAGYAQDQSANFVGVGANMTPMVPPETPGSASNMVINDMSSLMASLAEENRYLNMMG is encoded by the exons TCGATCCCCACAATGTCTACCACGTTCCTATACACAG CCCGCCCTTTGGTGGTAGCCCGGTGCTGTCCGATGTCTCCATGTTGCGGCTCACCCCCCACAGACCCCACAGCGACCCCACCTCCCCCCTACACGGCCCCCACCCTGCCTTCAGGCTAAACCCCTTCTTCAGCCCCTACCATGGCACCCCCCCATTGTCAGCCCTGTCACAGGCCAGGGGACTGAGTCCTCACGATG GCATGACAGCGGCAGAATACTACCACATGGCGGCCATGAGCCAACAGAGGATGTACACTGACATGCCTCCTCTCAGCGGGGGCAGTGGCAGTATAGCCATCGACCTCCCTACCGATG GTTCAAGGTTCTCAACACCAAGAACGGCAGCGCGACATGGTCGCAAGCGCGCCCTGTCCATCTCCCCGCTGTCTGGCGAGTGTCTGGACCTCAACTCGATGATCAGAACGTCGCCAAACTCTCTTGTTGCATTCATAAATGGCGGCTCACGCAGTGGATCGTCAGCGAGCACGGGGTCCTACGGTCACTTGTCAGCGAGTGCTATGAG AACTGAAAGTGGTGCTGAGAGTAAACCAGGAACCCAGTCCTCGGCGACCATGCCGTTCAGCGCGCCAATGCCGATGTTCCCGTACCCCACCTCGCCCGCCATGCAGCAGTTCCACAACAGGCTGATGCGCCAGAAGAGCCCGTTCCACTTCGGGATGCCGCACGCCTCGCCGTTCGCGGCCCCCCTCCCCGCGGGGATGGCAATGTTAGCGGCGCAGGGTGCCATGCCTCCGTCATCATCTGCAGCTACACACACGGAAACAAAG GCTGGGGAGCCAAGTTCGAGTATCGTCAGCAGTACCATGGAACCATCGGAGAGCAAGCGCTCCAAGGTCAAGTATGAGGGCTCACAGGGTTCTCCGGACAACGTGCCTTCGACCACATTCCCCGCCGAATCCCGGTCGGAAACGAGCATGGCGGAGGGGACCAACGAGGACGCGGAACCTCCCGTGTACGAAACCAACTGCCACTGGGACGGCTGCAGCAAGGAGTTTGACACCCAGGAGCAGCTAGTTCAT CATATCAACAATGATCACATCCACGGTGAGAAGAAGGAGTTCGTGTGCCGGTGGTCCGAGTGTACGCGAGAACAGAAGCCCTTCAAGGCCCAGTACATGCTGGTGGTGCACATGAGAAGACACACCGGCGAAAAACCTCACAAATGCACG TTTGAGGGCTGTAACAAGGCGTATTCCCGGTTAGAGAACCTGAAGACCCACCTCCGGTcccatacaggagagaagccaTACGTCTGTGAACACGAAGGATGTAACAAGGCCTTCTCCAATGCCTCTGACAGAGCGAAGCACCAGAACAGAACGCACTCCAATGCA AAACCGTATGTGTGTAAAATCCCTGGCTGTACCAAGAGATACACCGACCCCAGCTCCCTACGAAAACACGTCAAGACAGTCCACGGTCCCGAGGCGCATCAGACGAAGAAGCACAAGACGCTCGGACCCACCCCACGCCCGCGGGACCCTCCTTCGGACAAACGAGACCAGGACTCGGTCAGCTCGCCGCCGGATAGTAATGGCGTCCACAGCAGTACAACGAATCCCGCAGCTTCTCAAGGATCCCCCGGACAGAAACCCACCGAAGGCCACAAGCCG ACTGGCCAGACCTGCGACGCCCAGCAGTCCGTTTACGGGTCGTCGCCACACCACGACAGCGGGGTGGAGATGAACGCCAACAGCGGGAGCCTCCCCGACCTCTCCACCATCGACGACCAGGTCATCAGCGACAGCAGCATCAGCAGCACCGTGCCCACGTCCCGCGCCTCCGAACGGGACGGGGTCATGGTAGCGGCGCGACCTGGGCTGGTACCGCGGGCACCACGGATCGGAAACAAACCTTCCAACCAAAGAAGACGGATGCGACTGAGTGGCACCCCTGGTCCGACATCCCCACCCAGATCGGACTCTGTACAACTACCTCCTATCGAAAAGACAG GTTCGAGAGGACCGAGCGCTCAAGGCTCGCATTCTTCAGTTGAGGCCACCAACAGGAGAACAAACGAGCTGCGTGCGTCGGGTCTCAGCCAGACGTCACGGACCAGTAGTCTGGGCAGCCTGGGGTCGCGCAAGGACAGCGCCAGCACTATCAGCTCCTACTACAGCAGCCGGCGGTCGTCCGAGGCTTCGCCCTTCCCGGAAAGTATATTCTCGAGTCGACGGTCGAGCCAAGCTAGCCCCTTCCCAGGCATTAATAGAAGAACTTCTAACGGGTCATTGTATTCGCCAAATGATTCTTATGACCCCATATCGCTGGGGTCGTCTAGGAAGTCAAGCGATGCGAGTAGTTTGAGTATGAACGTGAACGAACTTGGGATCAACATCGAACAACAACAGATGTTGCGGGCACGGTTCATTCAGGCAACAGGGCGGCCGCCTACAGCTATCTGCGGCACAGATTCGCGACCCGAGAGCCGACGTGGAGATCGAAAGGAGAAAGAGAACGTTGAAGAGCCCAACCCAAGACGGCAGAGCGACCTTGGACACTACAGCAGGTTAAAGGGGACGCCACTTCCAAAGGAGGTCAAAGACGGGCCACACCGTAGGTCAAGTGCTCCACAGAAAAATGACGTGGTCACAAATCTTCCAGACGTACCGCGCGACCACAGCTTTAACAAACACACTCCCCTCCCTCCAGTCACCCCTCAACCCCCGCCACAAATCAAGAAAGCCTTCAGTCCTTCTAAAGTCAAACAAGCCTTCAGCCCGAAGTCAGCCAGCTCCATGCAGGGAGTTGCGGAGGAGTTTCCCATGGAGTTGATCGAGAACGAACCGGACGTGATAATCCCGGACGAGATGGTTCAGTTCCTGAACTCGCAGACGGGCGACGACCCGAGGGAAATGATCCCCAACTTCGAACAAGTACGAACGACGCCCACTTTCCGTGAAGACATTCCCATGCCGGTGAACCCTGTCCAGGCAGATGGCTACGGAAACATGGGGTCTCCACAGCAAGCTTTCAGTCCCAGACAACAACCAATGGCGCCTGTCCAGCAACAACAGGCCttcaaccaatcacagcagGTCTTGTCGCCCAGTCGTCAAAGTTATAAAATGTCTCAACCAATGGGGTCGCAGCCCTTGAGTCCCATGGAAGTCAGCATGGGTGTGTTAGATCACAGTCCGAACCCTCCCTCGTACAACGCCTCACAGATGAGTCCAGCTCAACAATTCAGTCCAGCTAGTTTTGATCCCAACTTAAACTCGCCCTCTTGCAGAGTGCAGCAGAACTACAGCCAGATGGGAATGCAGTCTCCTGTGCCAAATTATGCAAGTCCACCAAGACAGGCTCAGAACATGGCACCGAAGCTCCCAGGTATCCAACCACAGATGATGAGTCCTCAACGTCAGCAGACTCAGCAACAGATGCAACAGATGCAAAACATGCAGAGCCAACAACAGATGCAACAGCAGATGCAGCAAATGCAAAAGATGCAGCAAATGCAAAAGAtgcaacaaatgcagaaaatgcagCAGATGCAAAAGATGCAGCAAATGCAGAAGCTACAACAGATGCAGAAAATGCAGCAGGCACAGAAAATGCAGCAGatgcaacaacaacagcagcagcaagcGCAGATGCAAAACATGCAAGTGCAGCGGCAGATGCAAAACATGCAGAAACAGACGCAGCTCCAGCAGCAGATGCAGAACATGCAGCAGCAGCAacgcctgcagcagcagcaaaaCTTGCAGCAGAACTACAACATGCAGCAGATGCAGAACCTGCAGTCGCAGATGCAGCTGTCGCCGAACGTGCAGCAGCAGATGCAGAACCTTCAGCTGTCGCCGTCGGGGCAACCGTACCTGCCGGAAGGACCGCAGCAGATGCAGTACCAGGCCAACGTCCAGTTCTTCAACATGCAGAACCAGCAGGGGCGACCGATGGAAAACCCAACGCAGGTCAACGTCGTACATTCCACTATCGAGCCACACCACTCGCCCCAGCGGCCTGACGGCGCACCAGACATCAACCTGGAGAACCCCATGCAGGGGCCGTCCCAGAACCCGATGGGTTTCCCCGCAGGAAACGCTGGCTACGCGCAGGACCAAAGTGCGAACTTTGTCGGGGTTGGGGCAAACATGACGCCAATGGTACCGCCGGAGACGCCTGGCTCCGCTTCGAACATGGTCATCAACGACATGAGCTCACTCATGGCCTCCCTAGCAGAGGAAAACAGATACCTGAACATGATGGGCTGA